A window of Photobacterium sp. GJ3 contains these coding sequences:
- a CDS encoding FGGY family carbohydrate kinase, whose product MKGKNMLNQRYAAIDQGTTGTRIVIVEENGEIHSPMAIPHQQITPENGWVEHDAEEILNNIQHCLASGGEVDAIGLCHQGESIVAWDSVTGKPVYHAIVWQDMRTESALAVLKDEGKEALVQEKTGLPLDPYFSASKMGWILNNVAKASELLQKGQLRIGTMDSFFMDRLCGEFVTDFSAASRTSLFNIHTLAWDVEMCELFGVPIHCLPEVKDTIGELGLYHCNGKDIPVTALIVDQFAGVFGHGCRDSGDAKVTFGTGTFAQALTGNEIAEFGEYGLLPTLCWKFPNEQPVYGLDGGVYNAASAINWVRSLGLFTDFDALENFHKDSAISRGLAFVPALSGLGCPYWDRSAAGLWAGLSLETTREDMLQSVLEGIALRSAEVILSMDKLSPLGKRISIDGGLTQNKYFKQFLSDVLNKELIVPENNEVTSIGTALLARKGLGVEGEIQLNQSAEIIYPREINQTEILNKYKEIVSRSRELRS is encoded by the coding sequence ATGAAAGGAAAAAACATGTTGAATCAAAGATATGCAGCGATTGATCAAGGGACAACTGGGACCCGAATCGTCATTGTGGAAGAAAATGGAGAGATTCATTCCCCAATGGCGATTCCCCATCAACAGATCACCCCCGAGAATGGTTGGGTTGAACACGACGCTGAAGAAATCTTAAACAACATTCAACACTGTTTAGCATCGGGTGGCGAAGTGGATGCCATTGGTCTGTGCCATCAGGGCGAGAGTATTGTTGCGTGGGATTCCGTGACGGGAAAGCCTGTGTATCACGCGATTGTCTGGCAGGATATGCGAACAGAATCGGCGCTGGCCGTTTTGAAAGATGAAGGCAAAGAGGCGCTGGTGCAAGAAAAAACCGGCCTTCCGTTAGACCCTTATTTTTCTGCAAGCAAAATGGGCTGGATCCTCAACAATGTTGCCAAGGCGAGTGAGTTGCTTCAAAAAGGTCAGTTGCGGATTGGCACCATGGATTCCTTTTTTATGGATCGGCTGTGCGGTGAATTCGTCACGGATTTCAGCGCTGCATCCAGAACATCACTATTCAATATTCATACCTTGGCATGGGATGTTGAAATGTGTGAACTCTTTGGGGTGCCGATTCATTGCTTGCCTGAGGTGAAAGATACCATTGGCGAGCTGGGTTTATATCATTGCAATGGAAAAGATATCCCAGTCACAGCGTTAATTGTTGATCAGTTTGCGGGTGTTTTTGGCCATGGTTGCCGAGACAGCGGCGATGCAAAAGTCACATTCGGGACAGGCACATTTGCACAAGCATTGACTGGGAATGAAATTGCAGAATTTGGAGAGTATGGCTTATTGCCTACCCTTTGTTGGAAGTTTCCCAATGAACAGCCGGTGTATGGGTTAGATGGCGGTGTTTACAATGCTGCCTCTGCAATCAATTGGGTGCGCAGTCTGGGATTATTCACAGATTTTGATGCACTTGAAAATTTTCATAAAGATTCTGCTATTTCGAGAGGGTTAGCATTTGTACCGGCACTGTCGGGCTTAGGTTGCCCTTATTGGGATCGGAGTGCTGCGGGTTTATGGGCTGGTTTGTCGTTAGAAACAACCAGAGAAGATATGTTGCAATCTGTTTTAGAGGGGATTGCTTTGCGTTCAGCAGAAGTGATCCTCTCCATGGATAAACTATCACCCTTAGGGAAAAGAATATCAATTGATGGAGGGTTGACCCAAAATAAATATTTTAAGCAATTCTTGTCCGACGTATTAAATAAAGAACTGATTGTACCTGAAAACAATGAAGTTACGTCCATCGGAACCGCATTGTTAGCCAGAAAAGGCTTAGGCGTTGAAGGTGAAATTCAATTGAATCAGTCAGCAGAAATCATTTATCCGAGAGAAATTAACCAAACGGAAATATTAAATAAATACAAAGAGATTGTATCTCGTTCAAGAGAACTAAGGTCATAG
- a CDS encoding NAD(P)/FAD-dependent oxidoreductase: MQTSNIDREWDVIIVGGGVVGCAVMRKFTLLGARVLLLERGGDILSGASKANSAILHTGFDAPPASVELDCMKRGYEEFLSIHRHFNLPVLKTGAFVVAWDEAQLKALPGIVEKAHQNGIMNVREISVDALYQQEPNLGKGALGAVSVPDECVIDPWSTPLAYMTQAVEHGAKYEFHCEVTHGEFNDDRWTLTTSKGDFRTKIVINCAGINGDIVENICRPSPFTIHPRKGQFLVFDKSAAQSIDAIILPVPTAVTKGVLISKTIFGNLLVGPTAEEQEDRWHAAVSKPMLEDLKQQGTALLPSLINHAVTATYAGLRPATEYKDYQLSCVREKNWLCAGGIRSTGLTSALGIAQVLAELFEMHLNDKIQCSPVQDIHWPKMPNLAQHLTRAYEQPDNGGVVCHCELVTQSEIEAVFASSVPPECIGGLRRRTRVMMGRCNGFYCSSHVNKLIDQNIEQNLSVGDIL, encoded by the coding sequence ATGCAGACATCGAATATAGACCGGGAATGGGACGTCATTATTGTCGGGGGAGGTGTGGTCGGATGTGCCGTCATGAGAAAGTTTACGCTGCTGGGCGCTCGCGTATTACTGCTCGAGCGGGGCGGAGACATTCTTTCTGGGGCCAGTAAAGCGAACAGCGCCATTCTGCACACCGGTTTTGATGCGCCCCCCGCCAGTGTTGAGCTCGACTGCATGAAGCGAGGCTATGAAGAGTTTCTGAGCATTCATCGACACTTCAACTTACCCGTTTTAAAGACAGGTGCATTCGTCGTTGCATGGGACGAAGCGCAACTGAAAGCCTTACCCGGCATTGTTGAAAAAGCACACCAGAACGGCATCATGAATGTGCGTGAAATCTCTGTGGATGCGCTGTACCAGCAAGAACCCAACCTCGGCAAAGGTGCGTTGGGTGCTGTTTCCGTCCCGGACGAGTGTGTGATTGACCCCTGGTCTACCCCGCTCGCTTACATGACACAGGCGGTCGAGCATGGGGCGAAATATGAGTTTCACTGTGAAGTCACCCACGGTGAGTTCAACGATGATCGCTGGACTTTAACCACCTCAAAAGGTGACTTCAGAACCAAAATTGTTATCAATTGTGCCGGTATCAACGGGGATATCGTGGAAAACATCTGCAGACCATCCCCTTTTACGATTCACCCCAGAAAGGGACAGTTCCTGGTTTTCGATAAATCCGCCGCACAAAGCATTGATGCGATCATTCTGCCTGTCCCAACCGCTGTCACGAAAGGCGTGCTCATCAGTAAAACTATTTTCGGTAATTTACTGGTCGGCCCAACCGCAGAAGAGCAGGAAGACAGATGGCACGCAGCGGTGTCGAAGCCTATGCTGGAAGATCTGAAACAGCAAGGCACAGCCCTGCTCCCATCACTCATCAATCATGCCGTCACCGCCACTTACGCTGGCTTAAGGCCTGCGACTGAATACAAGGACTATCAGCTTTCCTGCGTCCGGGAAAAAAACTGGCTTTGTGCCGGAGGCATTCGCTCGACGGGGCTGACATCCGCATTAGGGATTGCGCAGGTGCTCGCTGAACTGTTTGAGATGCATCTGAACGATAAAATTCAATGCTCGCCAGTTCAGGACATCCATTGGCCAAAAATGCCAAACCTTGCTCAGCACTTAACCCGTGCATATGAACAGCCCGACAATGGCGGCGTTGTTTGTCATTGTGAGCTGGTAACACAGTCAGAAATTGAAGCTGTCTTTGCTTCCTCAGTGCCGCCGGAGTGTATTGGTGGGCTCAGAAGACGAACCCGCGTCATGATGGGACGATGCAATGGCTTTTATTGCAGTAGTCACGTCAACAAGCTCATTGATCAAAACATTGAACAGAATCTGAGTGTTGGAGATATTCTATGA
- a CDS encoding FAD/NAD(P)-binding oxidoreductase, with protein MKSCYDVVIIGAGPAGIAAATALQKKGVTDILLLDRENEAGGVPRHCQHPTFGALVYKRPMKGHVFSEKILEACRNIDVITRATVVAIHQDGFLDISTPQGFKTIQGHRVILATGARETPRHPRCISGLRPLGVLTVGALQQFVYLTKQRPCNQPVIIGTDLVSFSALWTLRNAGIKCVAMIEENHRVTAYRPSEIFAKLLGVKIHKSTRLESIHGLERVEAITVKDKNNDLTTIACDAVIFSGEFVGENTLIKNSHLAYTPDTGCPIVDQYGRCSDNIYYAAGNMTHPADMGDQCYLEGLKIGQAVADSFLIDSIPTENKVMVHHGENIRFTVPSCFTLENTKHVDLNIRVSKAISGTIQICADDVVIHEKRGSFLPHRKISIKNVNLSHLDKMTQEIQIKIV; from the coding sequence ATGAAATCTTGTTACGACGTCGTCATCATTGGTGCCGGTCCCGCAGGGATTGCTGCTGCAACCGCTTTACAAAAGAAAGGCGTAACCGACATCCTGTTGCTCGACCGGGAAAACGAAGCCGGTGGTGTACCGCGTCATTGCCAGCACCCGACATTTGGCGCGCTGGTCTATAAGCGTCCGATGAAAGGCCATGTTTTCTCAGAAAAAATACTCGAAGCCTGCCGGAATATCGATGTCATCACGCGAGCGACTGTCGTTGCGATTCATCAGGATGGCTTCTTAGATATTTCGACACCACAGGGCTTCAAAACGATTCAGGGGCATCGTGTCATTCTGGCCACCGGTGCCAGAGAAACACCAAGACACCCAAGATGCATCTCCGGTTTAAGGCCCCTAGGTGTCCTGACGGTTGGCGCATTACAGCAGTTCGTTTATCTCACCAAGCAGCGCCCCTGCAACCAGCCTGTGATTATCGGTACAGACTTAGTGAGTTTTTCAGCCCTGTGGACCCTCAGAAATGCCGGCATCAAATGCGTGGCCATGATTGAAGAGAATCATCGGGTGACGGCTTACCGACCATCCGAAATTTTTGCAAAGTTATTGGGCGTCAAAATCCATAAAAGCACCCGTCTGGAAAGCATCCATGGTTTAGAACGGGTCGAAGCCATTACGGTGAAAGACAAAAATAATGACCTGACGACCATCGCTTGTGACGCTGTTATTTTTAGTGGTGAATTCGTTGGAGAAAATACTCTGATTAAAAACAGCCATCTGGCTTATACGCCCGATACCGGTTGCCCGATAGTCGACCAATACGGACGCTGCTCCGACAATATTTATTATGCCGCTGGAAATATGACGCATCCTGCCGATATGGGAGATCAGTGTTATCTTGAAGGATTAAAAATTGGTCAGGCCGTCGCTGATAGCTTTTTAATCGATTCAATACCCACAGAAAATAAAGTCATGGTTCATCACGGTGAAAATATTCGATTTACCGTACCTTCTTGCTTCACGTTAGAAAACACAAAGCATGTCGATCTCAATATTCGCGTTTCAAAAGCTATCTCTGGAACCATTCAAATATGTGCTGACGATGTCGTCATTCATGAAAAAAGAGGTTCATTTTTACCGCACAGAAAAATTAGCATCAAAAACGTTAATCTCAGCCACCTCGATAAGATGACCCAAGAAATACAGATTAAAATCGTTTAA
- a CDS encoding DeoR/GlpR family DNA-binding transcription regulator, giving the protein MEGISLEERLSKIHEILLSEGKVAVNELADKFNVTQETIRRDLNKLEARKLLKKVHGGAVNIQSKYELDFVQRVKESFDQKKLIAKKTVSIFKPGDTVFIDFGTTTLAVAEELFHLNGLTVITNSPMIAGIVNENHSNTVILLGGQFVKSQNECLGGITLSHIDNFYADYAVIGSGAVDLEKGFMNQDLDEAAVAKKMIQNSAKTVVVVDAKKMGSQAIAKVCPWEQVDYLVTDFYDQSWFTATEKYALSWLRPE; this is encoded by the coding sequence ATGGAAGGTATTTCACTTGAGGAAAGATTAAGTAAAATCCATGAAATCCTTTTATCTGAAGGGAAAGTCGCGGTGAATGAGTTAGCAGATAAGTTTAATGTGACTCAGGAAACCATACGAAGAGACCTGAATAAACTGGAAGCCAGGAAGTTACTTAAAAAAGTTCACGGTGGTGCCGTGAATATTCAGTCCAAATATGAATTGGATTTTGTTCAGAGGGTGAAGGAATCTTTTGACCAAAAGAAATTGATTGCTAAAAAAACGGTATCGATTTTTAAGCCGGGTGATACGGTATTTATCGACTTTGGTACAACAACTTTAGCGGTTGCAGAAGAGCTTTTTCATCTGAATGGTTTAACGGTGATTACCAATTCTCCGATGATCGCGGGGATTGTGAACGAAAATCATTCGAATACGGTCATTCTTCTGGGTGGACAGTTTGTCAAAAGCCAGAATGAGTGCCTTGGCGGGATCACGCTGTCTCATATTGACAACTTTTATGCCGACTATGCCGTGATTGGTTCAGGCGCAGTGGATCTGGAAAAAGGGTTTATGAATCAAGATCTGGATGAGGCTGCAGTGGCGAAAAAAATGATTCAGAACAGTGCTAAGACTGTGGTGGTGGTTGATGCCAAAAAGATGGGGAGTCAAGCCATCGCGAAAGTCTGCCCCTGGGAGCAAGTTGATTATCTGGTGACTGATTTTTACGATCAATCCTGGTTCACCGCAACAGAAAAGTATGCGTTATCATGGTTACGGCCTGAATAA
- a CDS encoding MFS transporter, whose amino-acid sequence MPQFTMMGVASLLFGRMARHVSLKKLMVTGYTLIGVSLCAMSLFAVETSDIFIGITLAVLGLGAGLSVPATGMMVMDYAPAERAGIASATMNALRQIGMTQGIAILGSLMSLYAIQDMAKSVDADSIEAAVEIAHRAVMSYEFPQGREALILVYQSSMAAGFGLVMLCAGLFSLLAALLLVIFTDDSQAAHEAASCTFWKSHDDSCSFHRR is encoded by the coding sequence ATGCCGCAATTCACAATGATGGGCGTGGCATCGTTGCTGTTTGGCCGGATGGCCCGGCATGTTTCGCTGAAGAAACTGATGGTCACTGGATATACGTTGATCGGGGTGTCTCTGTGCGCGATGTCGTTATTTGCGGTTGAGACGTCTGACATTTTTATCGGGATCACGCTTGCGGTGCTTGGTTTAGGGGCGGGGCTTTCCGTGCCTGCCACCGGGATGATGGTGATGGATTATGCGCCTGCTGAGCGCGCCGGGATTGCCTCGGCAACAATGAACGCATTGCGTCAGATCGGGATGACCCAGGGCATTGCGATACTCGGCAGCCTGATGAGCCTTTACGCGATTCAGGACATGGCCAAAAGCGTAGATGCTGACAGCATAGAGGCGGCTGTTGAGATAGCCCATCGCGCAGTGATGAGCTATGAGTTTCCGCAGGGACGTGAGGCACTGATTTTGGTTTATCAGTCCTCGATGGCGGCCGGGTTTGGCCTGGTGATGTTGTGTGCGGGCCTGTTCAGCCTGCTGGCTGCGCTTCTGCTGGTGATCTTTACCGATGACAGCCAGGCCGCTCATGAAGCGGCATCTTGTACTTTCTGGAAATCACATGATGATTCGTGTAGTTTTCATCGACGATAG
- a CDS encoding MFS transporter — MERYRTHALVIAAYLGTFLSTLDISIVNVALPTLQEALHADMAGLQWIINIYAIALSAVMLSAGPLGDKYGHKRVWLGSVALFVMGSVICAFAALLCRSGFCGFCLD; from the coding sequence ATGGAACGATACCGAACTCATGCGCTGGTCATCGCGGCCTACCTCGGAACTTTTCTGTCGACACTGGACATCAGTATTGTCAACGTCGCGTTGCCGACGCTTCAGGAAGCGCTCCATGCGGATATGGCCGGGCTTCAGTGGATCATTAACATTTACGCGATTGCGCTTTCGGCAGTGATGTTGTCCGCAGGCCCGCTGGGCGATAAATACGGACACAAGCGGGTGTGGCTGGGCAGTGTCGCGCTCTTTGTGATGGGCTCCGTGATTTGTGCCTTCGCCGCTCTCCTGTGCCGCAGTGGCTTTTGTGGTTTTTGTCTGGATTGA
- a CDS encoding MATE family Na+-driven efflux transporter, which translates to MIYNEIKAINYRLWLVLLLTSFIPLIYSTTRIHFLGSIPNPWAFSIAAQVAWLNVGYEVLSEALLIPLAFILGQVIHHNEAFRKRASLSLFVTLTSYLLVTLFVLWLAPRFVEAMQQQNDQLQQTIQYIRLESVAILLSSFYAFLSLILVLKNEQTALYGLLIIQTLMTVLCDSLFVSQLPYSLHLGVHGIAFSNIAVNSLLALIAIVYLSKSGLRLSPRSISIKPTRWLKEWAKIGWKSGVESLVRNTAFIVMILQLINQVQQAGPFWVANQFIWGWLLLPVLTLGQLVKQDAATNGGLTSERIRSYLWITVGILAIWLLSAPLWNSFIANVLGVEDSVAITNLVWLMVGFYVIFSLNNIIDSYFYGIGRTDLMLYQSLIVNTLFYGTAFVLYQAGLFIPTLERIAMMFGLGITADAIITWLLYLALRDNMKPAQHAESHSYL; encoded by the coding sequence TTGATATACAACGAAATAAAAGCGATCAACTACCGTCTGTGGTTAGTCTTGCTCCTCACAAGCTTCATCCCTTTAATTTACTCGACCACCCGAATTCATTTTTTAGGCAGTATCCCCAACCCATGGGCTTTTAGTATTGCAGCGCAAGTGGCTTGGCTCAATGTGGGGTATGAAGTACTCAGTGAAGCATTGCTCATCCCGCTTGCATTTATTTTGGGTCAAGTGATCCATCACAATGAAGCTTTTCGTAAACGCGCCAGTCTCTCGCTGTTCGTGACCTTAACCAGCTACCTTTTGGTGACCCTGTTTGTCTTGTGGCTAGCGCCTCGATTTGTGGAAGCCATGCAGCAACAAAACGATCAATTACAGCAGACTATCCAATATATTCGCCTGGAATCCGTCGCGATTTTACTCTCCAGTTTTTATGCATTTTTGTCATTGATACTCGTTCTCAAGAACGAACAAACAGCGCTCTATGGACTACTCATCATACAAACTCTGATGACCGTACTATGCGATAGCCTTTTCGTGAGTCAGTTGCCCTACTCCCTTCATCTGGGGGTTCATGGCATTGCCTTCAGTAATATTGCTGTGAATAGTCTTCTCGCACTCATTGCCATCGTATACCTATCCAAATCAGGGCTTCGTCTAAGCCCCAGGTCGATTTCAATCAAACCAACACGTTGGCTGAAAGAATGGGCAAAAATTGGATGGAAGTCAGGGGTTGAATCCCTGGTGCGCAACACCGCTTTTATTGTCATGATTCTTCAGTTAATCAACCAAGTACAACAAGCTGGGCCTTTCTGGGTTGCAAACCAGTTTATCTGGGGATGGTTGCTGCTGCCTGTGTTGACACTCGGACAACTGGTGAAGCAAGATGCTGCGACAAACGGTGGGTTAACCTCGGAACGCATTCGCAGTTACCTTTGGATCACCGTCGGAATCCTCGCTATCTGGTTACTGAGCGCTCCATTGTGGAACAGCTTTATCGCGAATGTTCTGGGCGTTGAAGATTCAGTCGCCATTACAAACCTCGTGTGGCTCATGGTTGGCTTCTATGTCATTTTCAGCCTGAACAATATCATCGACAGCTACTTTTACGGGATTGGACGCACTGATTTAATGCTGTACCAGTCACTCATCGTCAATACCTTGTTTTACGGCACTGCTTTTGTACTTTACCAAGCGGGTCTCTTTATCCCGACGCTTGAAAGAATTGCCATGATGTTCGGTTTGGGGATTACAGCCGATGCGATAATCACCTGGTTACTGTACCTCGCCCTACGAGATAACATGAAGCCAGCCCAACACGCAGAGAGCCATTCATACCTGTAA
- a CDS encoding amidase family protein produces MNNVVLNEREAKQISRPRLYLEAVKTSPIFTQLFEEVPSPSQGVLSGKRVSIKATFDVQGYTTTGGGQLLGRQSASEDAKAVQLLKEAGAQCVGHTNMTELAYSGLGLNPHFGTPENPLVKGAIPGGSTSGGAVSVAKGYADIALGTDTGGSLRIPAAFCGLTGYKPSQSSVSRIGCLPLSDSLDSVGPIAKSVADCRLAWEVLSEQTASSDMKCTEQAKHADFLIPLNFGFDDIDPQIQTLFDKAVAKIEAAGYRVIHQHVDLFEQYKQLPVWHFSSVESRKHYADYFDLNSDQLDPRVRSRIQRGLEVSDDEFEQTCAARQALIAEYERVYSNTIILLPTVACQAPLFSVVEQDSEYDRINLLCLRNTSLSNVLNGCSISLPYNYGEVIGGIMLNMVNGADEQLLSYSKDIEALFLRNSDTLP; encoded by the coding sequence ATGAATAATGTCGTTTTGAATGAACGTGAAGCTAAGCAGATTTCACGCCCACGTTTATATTTGGAAGCGGTTAAAACCAGCCCTATCTTTACCCAGCTATTTGAGGAAGTTCCTTCACCTAGCCAAGGGGTATTGAGTGGAAAACGTGTTTCAATCAAAGCGACGTTTGATGTTCAAGGATACACAACAACAGGTGGTGGGCAGCTTCTTGGACGTCAAAGTGCTAGTGAAGATGCCAAAGCGGTACAGTTACTGAAAGAGGCTGGCGCGCAGTGTGTTGGGCATACCAACATGACGGAGCTCGCGTACTCAGGATTGGGACTGAACCCTCACTTTGGAACACCAGAAAACCCATTGGTTAAAGGAGCTATTCCAGGCGGTTCAACGAGTGGCGGCGCAGTCTCTGTGGCAAAAGGATATGCGGATATTGCGTTAGGCACTGACACGGGAGGATCACTGAGAATACCAGCGGCATTTTGTGGGTTAACGGGGTATAAACCTTCGCAGTCGTCTGTTTCTCGAATAGGGTGTTTACCGTTATCTGACTCTTTAGATAGCGTGGGCCCCATTGCGAAGAGTGTTGCAGACTGTCGATTAGCGTGGGAAGTGTTATCAGAGCAAACGGCTTCAAGCGACATGAAATGTACGGAGCAAGCAAAACACGCTGATTTTCTTATTCCGCTTAATTTTGGATTTGATGATATCGACCCTCAAATCCAGACACTGTTTGACAAGGCAGTGGCAAAAATAGAAGCGGCAGGATATCGTGTGATTCATCAACATGTCGATCTGTTTGAACAGTATAAGCAGCTGCCAGTATGGCACTTCTCTTCAGTAGAGAGCCGAAAGCACTACGCGGATTACTTTGATTTGAACAGTGATCAGCTTGATCCAAGGGTGCGATCTAGAATCCAGCGAGGCCTTGAGGTAAGCGACGATGAATTTGAACAGACCTGCGCGGCAAGGCAAGCTTTGATAGCTGAGTATGAGCGTGTTTATTCTAATACCATTATTCTATTACCTACGGTTGCATGCCAAGCACCATTGTTTTCGGTTGTAGAGCAAGACAGCGAGTATGATCGAATCAACCTGCTCTGCCTAAGAAATACTTCGTTATCGAACGTACTCAATGGGTGCAGTATTTCGTTACCTTATAATTATGGTGAAGTAATAGGTGGCATTATGCTGAACATGGTGAATGGCGCTGATGAGCAGCTACTGAGTTATTCGAAAGATATAGAGGCATTGTTTTTACGGAATTCAGATACTTTACCCTAA
- a CDS encoding DUF2848 domain-containing protein, which produces MKFLVNGKYKEFQINKLIVAGWTGRDKSAVQAHIDELAEIGVAPPSTVPLFYEVADQMMTQTKEIQVLSKGTSGEVEPIIIRADNQYWFGIASDHTDRELEAFSVAHSKQVCPKPVSSELWPLSEIQDHLEQIQLTSWLDEGNGWSKYQQGTLKQIRPLEELIDKADLAENSAMLCGTFPAIGGVRRTAKFKMEAFDPVLQRSLTAYYVTVELAVVA; this is translated from the coding sequence ATGAAGTTTTTAGTAAATGGTAAATATAAAGAGTTTCAGATTAACAAACTGATTGTTGCAGGCTGGACGGGAAGAGATAAAAGCGCGGTTCAAGCGCATATTGATGAGCTCGCTGAAATTGGCGTTGCTCCGCCATCGACGGTGCCTCTGTTTTATGAAGTAGCGGATCAGATGATGACTCAGACCAAAGAGATTCAAGTGCTGAGCAAAGGCACGTCAGGTGAAGTAGAGCCGATCATTATTCGAGCTGATAACCAATATTGGTTTGGTATCGCTTCCGATCACACTGATCGAGAACTTGAAGCGTTCTCAGTGGCGCACTCCAAACAGGTGTGTCCAAAGCCAGTATCTTCAGAGCTATGGCCATTGAGCGAGATTCAAGATCACTTAGAGCAAATTCAATTAACCTCTTGGCTTGATGAAGGGAATGGGTGGAGCAAGTATCAGCAGGGCACACTTAAGCAAATTCGACCTTTAGAAGAGTTAATTGATAAGGCCGACCTCGCAGAAAATAGCGCCATGCTTTGTGGGACGTTTCCGGCTATTGGTGGTGTAAGAAGGACCGCAAAGTTCAAAATGGAAGCGTTCGATCCCGTATTGCAGCGAAGCCTGACAGCTTATTATGTAACGGTTGAATTAGCGGTTGTCGCTTAA
- a CDS encoding TRAP transporter large permease yields MILFTATGLFSLLALTVPVGIALFLLAFGIDQFYSFFPLMKGLGQVLWSSSNHATLIAIPLFVLIGEILLRSGVAAKTYMALNKWVAWLPGGLIHANIATSTMFSATSGSSVATAATVATVATPHAEKLGYDQKLFAGSIAAGGTLGIMIPPSINLIVYGFLTESSIPQLFLAGIVPGLGMALLFMLATMLLCTVKPSLGGPRQFYSWKEKVESLNDLIPILVLLFSIVGSIYAGWATPTEAAAVGVVFSMLIAVANRSFSKSMVADALQGTIRITSMIMLVVMGAYVLNFAMTAAGVGRVLQDTIEGFGLNPITTLLIIVAMYVILGFFIETLSLMVATIPIVVPIIVQLGYDKIWFGILMIVLVEMALITPPVGLNLYVVNSARKKGKMSDVIIGSLPYVLIMVLMVVLLIAFPSIALYLPTNF; encoded by the coding sequence ATGATTCTATTTACCGCAACGGGTCTTTTTAGTTTATTGGCGCTCACTGTGCCAGTCGGTATTGCGCTCTTTCTACTGGCGTTCGGAATTGATCAGTTCTACAGCTTTTTCCCGCTAATGAAAGGGTTAGGGCAAGTGCTATGGTCTTCTTCAAATCATGCCACGCTGATCGCCATTCCTCTGTTTGTCTTAATTGGTGAAATCTTATTGCGAAGTGGTGTCGCCGCTAAAACCTACATGGCGCTCAATAAGTGGGTCGCTTGGTTACCAGGTGGTTTGATTCACGCCAATATCGCGACTTCCACTATGTTCTCGGCAACGTCGGGTTCTTCAGTCGCTACAGCAGCAACAGTCGCGACAGTGGCAACGCCTCATGCTGAAAAGTTAGGCTATGACCAAAAGTTGTTTGCAGGCTCCATTGCAGCTGGTGGTACTTTGGGGATCATGATCCCTCCTTCTATTAACTTAATCGTTTATGGATTCTTAACGGAAAGCTCAATTCCTCAGTTGTTCTTGGCTGGTATTGTTCCAGGTTTAGGCATGGCATTGCTGTTCATGCTAGCGACGATGCTCCTGTGTACGGTGAAGCCGAGCTTAGGTGGTCCAAGACAATTCTATTCATGGAAAGAGAAAGTAGAGTCGCTCAATGACCTTATACCAATATTGGTTCTGCTCTTTAGCATTGTCGGTTCGATCTATGCCGGGTGGGCCACGCCCACTGAGGCTGCGGCGGTCGGGGTGGTTTTCTCAATGCTCATCGCGGTGGCCAATCGTTCGTTCTCCAAATCCATGGTGGCCGATGCACTGCAAGGCACGATACGCATTACCTCAATGATTATGTTGGTGGTAATGGGGGCGTATGTTCTCAATTTTGCCATGACGGCGGCTGGGGTTGGTCGAGTGCTTCAAGACACTATTGAAGGGTTTGGGCTAAATCCAATTACGACTTTGCTAATCATCGTAGCGATGTACGTAATATTAGGCTTCTTCATTGAAACGCTGTCTTTAATGGTAGCGACGATTCCAATCGTTGTGCCGATCATTGTTCAGCTCGGTTATGACAAGATTTGGTTCGGTATCTTGATGATCGTATTGGTTGAAATGGCACTGATTACACCGCCAGTTGGGCTTAACCTCTATGTCGTTAACTCAGCTCGTAAGAAAGGGAAAATGAGTGACGTTATCATCGGAAGCCTGCCTTATGTACTTATCATGGTTCTGATGGTGGTTCTACTTATCGCGTTCCCATCCATCGCGCTTTACTTGCCTACCAACTTTTAA